One genomic region from Quercus robur chromosome 4, dhQueRobu3.1, whole genome shotgun sequence encodes:
- the LOC126722460 gene encoding putative disease resistance protein RGA4 → MAEGALFVLAGKVLEVLGSLTLQEIKFACGVKHELENLKSTVSTIQAVLLDAEKQGSYNNEVKKWLNKLKDVFLDADDLLYDFSNEALQRKVMTGNKMTKEVRIFFSSSNQLAFSLKMGHRIKIIRKRLNAITKYKGHFHFIQSSIEPQVMNRDGETYSFVLEEDVVGREDDKKEIIELLLDANTVENVSIIPIVGIEGLGKTTLAQLIYNDENVKNNFELKLWICISHDFDVEHIVKQILESLGNRRDEERFENLKYDLRETINGKKYFIVLDDLSNKDTD, encoded by the coding sequence atggcgGAAGGAGCTCTTTTCGTCCTTGCCGGGAAAGTCCTTGAAGTATTGGGTTCCTTAACACTCCAAGAGATCAAGTTCGCTTGTGGTGTCAAACATGAGCTTGAAAATCTGAAGAGCACAGTTTCCACAATCCAGGCTGTGCTTCTAGACGCAGAAAAGCAGGGTTCTTATAACAACGAGGTCAAAAAATGGCTCAACAAGCTTAAAGATGTCTTCCTCGATGCAGATGACTTGCTGTATGATTTCTCCAACGAAGCTTTGCAACGCAAAGTGATGACTGGAAATAAGATGACGAAGGAGGTAcgcattttcttttcaagttcaaacCAACTTGCTTTTAGTCTTAAGATGGGTCATAGAATAAAGATAATTAGGAAGAGACTAAATGCCATTACAAAATATAAGGGGCACTTCCACTTTATTCAAAGCTCCATTGAGCCACAAGTCATGAATAGGGATGGGGAAACTTATTCTTTTGTATTGGAAGAAGATGTGGTTGGTAGAGAGgatgataagaaagaaattataGAACTTCTTTTGGATGCCAACACTGTAGAGAATGTGTCAATTATTCCAATAGTTGGGATCGAAGGTTTAGGGAAAACTACACTAGCTCAACTCATATACAATGatgaaaatgtcaaaaataattttgagctGAAGTTATGGATTTGTATATCTCATGACTTTGATGTAGAACATATTGTGAAACAAATCTTAGAATCTTTGGGAAATAGAAGGGATGAAGAAAGGTTTGAGAATTTAAAATATGACCTTCGAGAAAcaattaatggaaaaaaatactTCATTGTCTTGGATGATTTGTCGAATAAGGATACtgattga